From Punica granatum isolate Tunisia-2019 chromosome 1, ASM765513v2, whole genome shotgun sequence:
TCcttaaatatgaaaaactataaaagaataaaaatatttaaaataatataattatatttaacacaaactaaaattgtgaaagaaaataaataaatttactagACATAATACGAAcgttgattataaaattataattgaattaTTCAAAAGCATTCATGCAActctattgaaaattatttttgaaaattgattgttcaaaacttttattttcaataataaaaataataatactaataaGTAAATTCATATCTTAAACtgtgataattattattcgTACAACATATAACCCCTGCAATGTATGGGATTGAACACTAGTTGTATTCTTAGAATATTATTGTGGGTTTCACGTGTTGACtcacataaataaattaaatattatattattactcACTTTTCCAATTATGCACGAGGGTTATCAAACACAACAGTCTCATATTTTCTTCCTATATTCCTAGATAATGATTCCATGGTTAAAATTTTGAGAGATTTTTTGGTAATCCTATCTCGTCATGTGGCGTAAGGAAGTACtaattaaattgtaataaactaaataataagtgttaattatttgattaattgcaataatttttttaattgaagcAATCTTATTAGTTTTTTCACATCACATCATTATGAGATAggattatttaaaattttctctaaaATTTTCCTTACAATCTTAAATTCTCATAACCATGGGAGAAATGttcatctattttttttcctttttcttttttctgacTTTTGATATAGAATGTGACgtgaaaaaagaagaacaaatAATTGCGAAATCCTGTTAATGAGAATTGAGCATAGCTgctataatatttatttcactCTATCAAGTAGTTTGAAATTAGAAGAATATATAagaacatatatagatatattatattttgctGAAAGAAGCATTATAAGATCACTGAGCATCGAATGTAGCTGTAACAAAACTTATAATAGTTATTTCGCTCTATTAAGTTATGTGAAATTAGAAGCatactataatatatatatatattgtacttTGCTGAAAGAAGCATTATAAGAAgctgaataaaaaaaaaagatgagaaTATATAAATGGGAAAAGGAAAGGATAATCCACATGTCGGCATTAATCATCGTGCCGGAGTGACGAAAACACCCTCGGTTAAGCGCGGGAGACGAGATATTTTGCGGTAGCTGCTAGTGTCAGTTTGGTAAAATTGCAGGCAGGAGAAGGAATGATCAAGCAAGAGTGAATACGGAAGAAATGTTCTGCTGCTGCGAGAGTGAAGGAAGAAACCGACCGCCATGGCCTACccttcttcaacttcaatgCTCGCTTTCCCATCCCATCCCCATGTTGGAGAGTGGAAATGAAATCATAGCCATATAACCCCATCGACCcttcttccctctctctctccctctctctcgtTTCTCCATTCCCGTCCGTATGGTCTGAACGTTCCGTTTCTTCATCGCCATCGATCCAATCTCTCTCTGTGTGCTTGATCGAATCTCTGATTCCACTATAGCTTTTGTCCTTTGATTCTACTGTAAGtatctccctctctctccccttttcTCCGGTCACTTTCTGTACACAGTCGGGCGTGATGATTTGTGCGGGTCTGCGTCGATGCATTGCTTTCTCGTGATTgccatttctttcttctttcttctttctttgttttttttttgataagtcgCGATTTTCATTTCGCGCTGGCCTATGCCTTCAGCTTAAGTGTGTTTTACGATGCTCTGTTTGTATGAAAATGCATGAAAATCCTTTTTACTGTAGCTTAATTCCTCGTGTATGTTGGCATAGCGGGCGTTTGTCGGGTTGACCTTAGTTCGGGGAAGTTTTCTGTGGCGTTTATTTGCTGATTCGTTTGAGATCTCGGGTGAATTCGCATTGGAAGGTAGGGAAGATGGGCCTGATTTCGGGTATTTTCATGGGGACGCTCTTCGGGGTGGCGCTGATGGCGGGGTGGCGCCACATGATGAGATACCGCAGCAACAAGCGCATCGCCAAGGTACTTAATTCTCAAATGTATTttctgcttcttttttttggcgaTGTTCTGGACTGTGGTTCTGCCTTTGGGATTTGAAAAGATATCCATATGAATTTAACCATCTAATCCTTGCAATTTCGGGCTGAGGTTTTGGGCTTCTCTGTGGTTTATAATTGATAGATTAATTACCGTCGGAAGGAAGCCGATGAAATTCTGCAGTAGTAGCATAAATTACGGTGCATTCTGCTGTACTAGTGCTACTTATTGGTTAAGGTGTCCATTTTCAGCAAAGTTTGAATTCTGATATATCTTGGATTAAGCAGCAGGCGGTGCTGTAATTGGTAACGTGGCCAAGTGCCAGGACTAATATCATTTATGAGGGACGTCTTCTGGCTACATAGAGTATAATGGGGGTGGGCAATTGTCTGCAGGCAACTTGTTTCAATTAAGCTTAAAAAGTTTTTAGTTGAAATTTGTAAAGTGGAAAACTTTGTTTTAGCAGGGTGTACTTATTATAGGAGATAATACTGTGGAGTTGCTTGGTAATAATTGTAGTCAAGTTATTTTTCAGCATGTACGTTGAAATTCAATTGTCAATATTAGTTACGTTCATTGTGCTGGTTGGATTCACTGTCGTACAGGCAGCTGATGTCAAATTGCTTGGATCTCTGACGAGAGACGATCTAAAGAAGATTTGTGGTGATAACTATCCTGAATGGATATCTTTTCCTGTTTTTGAGCAGGTCAGGTTTATTTCCAACTATCATCACATGAGGAAAGTTTTTTACTGCTTTAATTTATTCCCTGCAGAATCTTTCCCTTCATGAAGAGCATGGGAATCCTTCCAGTtgaaaattcttttcatttaaaaCTTAATTGGTGTTGTTAAAGGTATGAGCATGTGGTGATCAATGGAGCATGATGGTTCAGAACTGTTAATGTAGTTTACTCTACTTCAATGAGATTTTTCCCCAATAAAcgtgttttttttcccctttttctgTTAGACAGTCATGCTTGTGTCTTGAATGCATGCGTAGATAGGATCACTAGGCATTTTTAGAGCAAGGGTGATGATAAGGTGATAGAACATggcaataaataaaatatcaatgtGATTATCCTCCATGTAATGAAAACTATGCCATTTTCTGTCCCATCTAAATTATCGTTTCTATTAGGGAAGGAAGAAGGTAGGTTGGGATATAATGTTTCGAACTATGTCTACAAAtttaacaacaaaataaatataggCTTGATTAGTCTCTCACTTTATGAACCTTATTCTTGAAATAAAGAAGTTGCTTTGAAAGTTTTAAATAGTGAACCTTTTACCCCATCCTTTTTAGGTATCCACCTTATCTTGGTAACATTGCATATATGTTTCCCATTCTGCGCACTGAGTTACCACAATggctcttatttatttatttatttttctatataatcTTGTTTTTGACTTCatatagattatattttaGATATTATGACTTGACTTGGTTTATATTCCTGCTGTAACAGGTGAAATGGATGAACAAGCAACTCAGCAAGTTGTGGCCTTATGTTGCAGATGTAATCTACTTCCTTTGATAATCATATCTATCATCAAGTTAATTCACTatattcttttgaaaaaagGTTTGATGGTTATTCTGATCTAGAAAGACTAAGCTAGGGTGAGTATGAAGATCTAGAAAGACAAGGTTTTGCTGTATAGGGAAAAGGTCTTCATTTCTGATTCTGAAAGAGTAGTAGTCGAAGAACCACTCTTGCGGCATATGTTCATCAGTTAAGGCTGTTCTTTCCCTTGGTTTTCCATCCACTCAGAACTTTTACTTTTATCACACTACCAGAAAAACCTTCTCTAGATGTTCTTACTTTTAGGCTTGGTGTTGAAGATAATTTGTTTAACTCTCCTATGGGCATGATAGCAGGTTTCATGATTTGATAATTGTGAGCACTACATCGAAGAAAGGCTTATGTTAAAGCAACATTGGTACCTGCAGATGTTAATAAATCGAAGATGAGAAAGTGTGAAAAGAATTAACCGTTTTGTCAACAAAGATTTGACTTGGGttcttaaaaatttcaatattttcatgTGTCATGTTTTATTAGTATTCCATGAGATGAGTACAATTGGAAATTGTGTAAATAACTCCCAAAGTGACAAATTTCACGAGGTCAGTGAAGTAAATAACTCCCAAAGTGACTAATTTCATGAGGTCAGTGAAATACAGTCCCGGCAGAGGAATTGATTTCAGATATGATTCTTACTTTTCCGTTTTTCTAAAATTTGCCTGTATTTGTTCTTAGGCAGCCACACTGGTTATCAGAGAATCTGTTGAACCCCTGCTAGAAGAGTATCGCCCTCCTGGAATTACTTCATTGAAGTTTAGCAAGTTGTCTCTTGGAACAGTGGCGCCAAAAATTGAAGGTATCGATATGAAGGGGCCTTTTCCATGCCCACTGTCCCCTTTTCACTCTTCATCTtgctaattctttttttgcgTAGTCAGCTTAGTGGCTGTTGCTTGGAGTTCCTTGTACTTGGATAACTCTTTTAGCCTGGTGGGTGCAATGTCCTTGGCTTCTGGCACAATAGCGCTTCATGGCCCATGATAATCTCTACCTTTGGTCTTTGTCAATGTTAACTAGATCTAAACTCTTAATAGGAGAAAATGGTATGATTGTTTGTAAATTTTTAAGGATTGACACATGTTTTATCTGGCAAAAAATTATCCACATTAGAATTTGGATTAAAAAATTGGTTTAAACTTCTAGTGATCAGTGCCCTGTGATGACTCTTACCAATCACACTACTCCAGATATTGAAGTAGTGTGATTCTGTGCGAGCTTTTCTGATGCTTTTCTCGTTTTAACATGTATGGTTATGGGGAATTCACTTCTTTAACGTTGAAGATCCCTATCATGCTACTCCCGCGTGtatattatttacttatttatttttttgggttgaattggTGCCCTTAGAATCAGTTGCAGTTCGAGGAACTTTGACTTCACTTaatgtctttttatttttctttcggtgAAACAATTTAGTCGCTTAAGTGTGCATCTTCTTCTCTAAAACCTTCTCATGGTTCTAATGAGGATATTAAGTAAAACCTATTAATTCTGTTGCGGTGATCGATTCCATCACAACTTGGTGATGCTTCAGTCACTTAATTGTATTGCTATGTAcactgtttttctttttgtatagaGGTATTGCGTTTTCTATGAGCAACTCTGCTTCCTCTAATTACCCAGGCATTCGCGTTCAGAGTCTTAAGAAAGGTCAAATTACAATGGACATCGATTTTCGCTGGGGAGGTGATCCAAGCATTATTTTAGGAGTTGAAGCTGCCATGGTTGCTTCAATACCCATCCAGGTTGGTGTGAAGCAGCATTACTTGGTTATTGCATTTCAATGGTGTAATAGTTTATTtaaatttccttcttttttatttttccctatTTATCTGGTTTCACAGGAATTGCAAGTCTCTTTTGGAAACATTATTTTACTTCTGAAATGGTTTCCTCTTTCCAACAGTTGAAGGATCTCCAAGTTTTTACTGTCATCCGTGTTATTTTTCAACTTGCGGAAGAAATCCCTTGTATCTCAGCTGTTGTTGTTGCGCTGCTTGCTGAGGTAAGTCTGGTCAAATTTGATACAATCCTGCTTCTCATTATTATGCTAATCGAAGTGATATTACATTGTAATGACTACTGTAAGTCTTCGTCCATTCTTCTGTTTGATTTGTGTTAAATCTGTCAATTGTATCACCTGTGATTCAGAGAGTTGTTTTTTTATGCTGGGACATTGCAGTGCCTAGTTCTTTTCTTAGGGTTCACTGGTGGTAGTCCCTAGAGACAGAGTTGGCTACAACTATAGTGATTCTTTTACTGATTTgtttttgtaaatttatttctcaGCCCAAGCCTAGAATTGATTACACTCTTAAAGCTGTTGGTGGAAGCCTTACTGCCATTCCAGGTCTTTCAGACATGATTGATGTAAGTTCATCATTATTTCGTTCTTTACTTCTCTTTATCTTTTGttaaataacatttttttttttgcagatCCATTCATTTTCTGACGTAATCTTAACTAATCATCTGCATTACTTGAATTTTGTAGGATACTGTCCATTCCATTGTTACAGACATGCTTCAGTGGCCTCACCGAATTGTTGTTCCAATTGGTGGTATACCTGTGGACACAAGGTTAGTATTTTACTCCAATTAGCATATGACTGTTATGGCTGTTGGACTTTTGGTTCCTGTAATAGTATTTACTAGCATGTTGATAATTTAAAAGTCAATCCTTTTGGCTAGTTTCAGGGTATTCATAATTAGTGAggaaaatacttttttttcaaaaaaaatcttttccATTGGTTCCTGTCATATCATCTACTAGCACGTTGACCATTTATCACATTGATCCATTTTGCTAGCTTCAAGTTATTCACCGTAGTGTGGAAGGTACTATGTTTTCGATCATATACGTTATTTGATTGATGGCACAACTGCACATGTAATAtgcttttccttcttctttttttttttgttgagtAAGTACAAGTGATCTCTgctatataatttcttttttggtttatAGATATTAATGGCATATCTGATGAGTTGTTTTGACTGTGATTCAGTGACTTAGAGCTTAAGCCTCAGGGGAAACTGACAGTGACGGTGGTAAAGGCAAATGACCTCAAAAACATGGAAATGATTGGAAAGTCTGATCCTTATGTGGTTGTGTACATCCGCCCTCTATTTAAAGTTAAGACAAAGGTTGTAGAAAACAACCTGAATCCTGTTTGGGATCAGACGTTTGAATTGATTGCAGAAGATAAAGAGACACAGTCACTTGTTGTTGAGGTTAGGGATACCACTTCATCTTTCATGCTAATTTAAAGatatttgttctttttcttggtcgACCTAGTGAGCATCTTTAGTGTGATGTTTCCACAATTGTACCCTCCCACATATGCTTGCGACCGGTTGCTTCGTTGATATTCTTCATGGTTCTCCTTTGAAAGAGAAATATTTAGCAATAGGAATAGGGCATTCATTTTGTTGCACATCACACCATTAATACATCCTTGAGTTTCTACTAGTTTGATTAATAGTTATAGGGATAGTGAAATTTGCAGTATAAGTTTCAGA
This genomic window contains:
- the LOC116209665 gene encoding synaptotagmin-4-like isoform X1, which produces MGLISGIFMGTLFGVALMAGWRHMMRYRSNKRIAKAADVKLLGSLTRDDLKKICGDNYPEWISFPVFEQVKWMNKQLSKLWPYVADAATLVIRESVEPLLEEYRPPGITSLKFSKLSLGTVAPKIEGIRVQSLKKGQITMDIDFRWGGDPSIILGVEAAMVASIPIQLKDLQVFTVIRVIFQLAEEIPCISAVVVALLAEPKPRIDYTLKAVGGSLTAIPGLSDMIDDTVHSIVTDMLQWPHRIVVPIGGIPVDTSDLELKPQGKLTVTVVKANDLKNMEMIGKSDPYVVVYIRPLFKVKTKVVENNLNPVWDQTFELIAEDKETQSLVVEVFDKDIGQDKRLGIAKWPLIELEADALQEKELRLLPSLDMLKIKDKKDRGTVTIKVVYHPFNKEEQLVALEEEKRILEERKKLKEAGVIGSTMDAIDGAASLVGSGFGMVGTGIGTGVGLVGSGIGAGVGLVGTGIGAGAGFVGSGLGAVGSGLSKAGKFMGRTITGQSSNHKKSSSGTTTPVNSAQENGGAKPL
- the LOC116209665 gene encoding synaptotagmin-4-like isoform X2 — protein: MNKQLSKLWPYVADAATLVIRESVEPLLEEYRPPGITSLKFSKLSLGTVAPKIEGIRVQSLKKGQITMDIDFRWGGDPSIILGVEAAMVASIPIQLKDLQVFTVIRVIFQLAEEIPCISAVVVALLAEPKPRIDYTLKAVGGSLTAIPGLSDMIDDTVHSIVTDMLQWPHRIVVPIGGIPVDTSDLELKPQGKLTVTVVKANDLKNMEMIGKSDPYVVVYIRPLFKVKTKVVENNLNPVWDQTFELIAEDKETQSLVVEVFDKDIGQDKRLGIAKWPLIELEADALQEKELRLLPSLDMLKIKDKKDRGTVTIKVVYHPFNKEEQLVALEEEKRILEERKKLKEAGVIGSTMDAIDGAASLVGSGFGMVGTGIGTGVGLVGSGIGAGVGLVGTGIGAGAGFVGSGLGAVGSGLSKAGKFMGRTITGQSSNHKKSSSGTTTPVNSAQENGGAKPL